AAGAGTTACAAACTGGAGACATTAATATCGAAGTGGAAACGGCACTACTTTCTCTGGGCTTTAACCTAACCCAAATTCGGAAAGAGCTTAATTTAATTGATGAGTCAAAACGAAAAATGAATACCGAAGAATTGATCAAAGAAATAATCAAAAGCATATATCAGAGAAACAAATGAATTTTCGCGCTGAAGCATATTCCACCATTTTGAAGGTCTTGAAAGATAAAGAATATTCTGATACCCTACTGCACCAAAGGGCAAAGAGAATTAAGAATGCGAATGAAGACCCTGCTTTATTTTACAATTTGGTGAAAGGAGTTATCAAACTCTATCTGAAACTGGATTATATCCTGCAACAATATGTAGATAAAAATAAATATGCGGCTACCGATATTAAGATTAAAACATTGCTTTATATAGGATTATACCAAATATTGTATCTAAATTCCATTCCTGAATTTGCCGCGGTAAATGAGACCGTGGAATTAGCCAAAAATCTCTTCAATTCGCAAGTTGGCGATTTTGTTAATGCCGTGTTAAGAAGTTATTTGCGTAGTCCTGAAATTACCTATCCAAAGGAACCCAAATTGCGGATTGCTTATGAACATTCTTTTCCACCCGAACTTGTTGAGCAGTGGCTTGATTTATGGGGAGAGGAAAATACGGAATATTTGGCAATGTTTTTTAATGAGAACCCGGAACTGCATATCAGAGTTAATACCACAGCCACAACTCCGGATAAGTTAAAAGCTTATTTTGCCAAAAGGAATATTATTATTACACCCTCACCCGCAAGTCCAAATATGTTTCACACTGCACAAACGGCTGAAATTCTGGAAGATGTGGCTTTTTCGGAAGGTTATTTTTCGGTTCAAGATACTTCTGCAGCATTAATTGTGGAATTACTTGATCCCCAAAAAGATGATAGTGTTTTAGATTTATTTGCTGCTCCGGGTGGCAAATGTAGCTATATTGCAGAAAAAATGAATAATACCGGTGAAATTATAGCGGTAGATAAGATCCCTGCTAAAATGAAACTGTTAAAGCAAGCAGCAGACAGATTACAACTGACAAATATAAAAATGGTTGTAACCGATGCGTTTAAATATGGTCCCGTAGCTCCTGCCTTTAATCGTGTTTTAGTAGATGCTCCTTGTTCAGGATGGGGTGTTTTTGGTAGAAAATCAGACCTTCGTTGGCAGGTGCATCAAAATATTTCCGAACTAATCAAAATTCAAGAAAAGGCATTGGATTATGCAGCTAATTTTGTCACTTTAGGTGGTTTTATGGTTTATTCAACCTGCACAATGAATCCCAAAGAAAATGAAGAACAAATTGTTGCTTTCTTAAATAAAAACAAGCGATTTGAGTTAGTCCCAGCGTCGAATTTCATCCCCGCCGTTTATACCGGAGAAGGATTTTTGCGAACCATACCTTTCAAACATAATATGGATGGTGCTTTTGCAGCCAAGTTACAACGCATCAAATAAAAAAATTATGAGAAGCAATCCTGTGAACAAACAGTTTGGTTATCTGATCGGAATCGGGATTGGTATTATCATTGTAACTGCTTTTATCTTTAGCCAAATATTATTTCCAATAATTTTGGGAAGAACGCCTAAAGTAGAAGTTCCGTCCGTAGTAGGAATGACTCTTGCACAAGCAAAACAGATATTAAAGGAAGAGAAATTGCATACTATAGTAAAGGACTCCCTTTTTAGTGATGTTGCAGCTGCAGAAGTTATTTTAGAACAGGATCCTACCGGTGGAGAAAAAATTCATCAGGATGGAACTGTATATTTGATAATCAGTAAGGGTTCATCTACAGTTGCAATACCTACAATAACAGGAAAACCCTTTCAGGAGGTTTTTATATTGCTTAGAAATTTAGATTTATACAGTAGTGTAGTTGATTCTACATATTCAGACATTTATCCGGCAAATACGGTTATTCGCAGTATTCCATCGTCAGGTGAAAAAGCGTTAAAAAAATCAACCGTGAAACTCATTTTAAGTAGAGGCCCGGAACCGGATACACTAAATTATAACATACCCATAGAGTATTATTAAAAGGAAAACAATAAGTTAGGATAGGAAATTATGAGAGAAGAATTAAAAGAGATCAAAATTCGTTCGCGTATGATGCCAGGAGCTCTTACAATTGATGGCTTTCTGGGAAATGATCAACGCTCCCTTGCCGAAATTATCGCCACAGATGATAAAGAACTGGATCGTTTAAACCGTTATGTAGAAGAAATTGCAGATAGAATGAAGTTTTTAACGGATGCTACCTTTGATGTATTTGATAATAAAGTTGTCATTGATGATATATATGAAGTTTCAACAGAGACCTTTAAAGGGAATTTATCATGTCCTTATGGTCACGGAGGTTTTTTCCGCAAGTATGAAACAACGCTTAAGAATCGGAATAACAACATTACAGTTCATTGGACAGCAATGACTATTCATTTAATTGAAGCACATCATTTCTTTGGAGGCAAAGGTTCGTCTTTCCGTTATGAACCAGAAACTCTTTTAAAGGCATTATTTTCGGAAGCAAAACGAGAACTATGAACTAACACCTA
The genomic region above belongs to Candidatus Cloacimonas sp. and contains:
- the rsmB gene encoding 16S rRNA (cytosine(967)-C(5))-methyltransferase RsmB, coding for MNFRAEAYSTILKVLKDKEYSDTLLHQRAKRIKNANEDPALFYNLVKGVIKLYLKLDYILQQYVDKNKYAATDIKIKTLLYIGLYQILYLNSIPEFAAVNETVELAKNLFNSQVGDFVNAVLRSYLRSPEITYPKEPKLRIAYEHSFPPELVEQWLDLWGEENTEYLAMFFNENPELHIRVNTTATTPDKLKAYFAKRNIIITPSPASPNMFHTAQTAEILEDVAFSEGYFSVQDTSAALIVELLDPQKDDSVLDLFAAPGGKCSYIAEKMNNTGEIIAVDKIPAKMKLLKQAADRLQLTNIKMVVTDAFKYGPVAPAFNRVLVDAPCSGWGVFGRKSDLRWQVHQNISELIKIQEKALDYAANFVTLGGFMVYSTCTMNPKENEEQIVAFLNKNKRFELVPASNFIPAVYTGEGFLRTIPFKHNMDGAFAAKLQRIK
- a CDS encoding PASTA domain-containing protein, coding for MRSNPVNKQFGYLIGIGIGIIIVTAFIFSQILFPIILGRTPKVEVPSVVGMTLAQAKQILKEEKLHTIVKDSLFSDVAAAEVILEQDPTGGEKIHQDGTVYLIISKGSSTVAIPTITGKPFQEVFILLRNLDLYSSVVDSTYSDIYPANTVIRSIPSSGEKALKKSTVKLILSRGPEPDTLNYNIPIEYY